A genome region from Pyrenophora tritici-repentis strain M4 chromosome 9, whole genome shotgun sequence includes the following:
- a CDS encoding NagA, N-acetylglucosamine-6-phosphate deacetylase: MPSIVPIRDAPAHQQNSSGVIKFTNCLLVKGDALVNEDLWVSSTSGKILNGQEILYEHRTAPEEIVDLGGRILSPGFIDTQLNGAYGFDFSVIPEEGPSAYVKGVHRVNRSLVATGVTSYLPTLTSQLPSVYQTALPFLGPSGATRDATYGSESLGAHCEGPFLSPTKNGIHNTTVLLEPTHGISSLEACYGPSNLHSPLAHLPHHPRPPSSPAP, from the coding sequence ATGCCTTCAATTGTTCCGATCCGCGATGCTCCTGCGCATCAACAAAACTCCTCTGGCGTCATCAAGTTCACCAACTGCTTGCTGGTAAAAGGCGATGCTTTGGTCAACGAAGATCTCTGGGTGAGCAGTACCAGCGGTAAGATACTGAACGGACAAGAAATACTCTACGAACACCGCACCGCCCCCGAAGAGATTGTCGACCTAGGCGGCCGCATCCTCTCACCCGGTTTCATCGACACCCAACTCAACGGCGCCTATGGCTTCGACTTCTCCGTCATCCCAGAAGAAGGCCCATCAGCATACGTCAAAGGGGTCCACCGAGTGAACCGAAGTCTGGTAGCAACAGGAGTAACATCCTACCTACCAACCCTCACCTCCCAACTACCCTCCGTATACCAAACCGCCCTCCCCTTCCTAGGCCCCTCAGGCGCCACCCGAGATGCAACCTACGGCTCCGAGTCCCTCGGCGCCCACTGCGAAGGCCCCTTCCTCAGCCCCACCAAAAACGGCATCCATAACACCACCGTCCTCCTCGAACCCACGCACGGCATCTCCTCCCTGGAAGCCTGCTACGGCCCCTCGAACCTGCACTCCCCCCTCGCCCATCTCCCTCATCACCCTCGCCCCCCGAGCTCCCCGGCGCCCTAG
- a CDS encoding glycoside hydrolase family 3 protein, with amino-acid sequence MGGKAEKMDPVWDDLDRTMVGRFRTKSVAAGFANEAAEDTTKLIYELQKIAHDAGHPVPLAIGIDQENGGVNSLFDDIYIRQYPSNMGMAATGSTDLAFEVAKSTAQEIAACGINWIFGPCLDVLTNARNQPLGVRTAGDDPQEVSAFGVAFMQGYKDAGVVTLGKHFPSYGNLEFLGSTLDVPIITESLEQLSLSALIPFKRAIEKGLDSMMVGGCAMSSAGLNAMHACLSEQVVDELLRKDLNFDGVVVSECLEMDALSHNIGVGGGTVMAVNAGCDVVLLCRSFSLQQEGLKGLKTGIEGEMVSKERIFNSLRRVLAMKKKCTSWEKALNPPGINYLEKLQPSHTALSTKAYNSSITVVRDKNRLLPLTNILESEEELLLLTPLVKPLAASAASRAISDAANGAASHSPEPASWDRSSSVMSGERVFRELGRSLARQRNGRLLHTSYTANGVRPVHESLISRASAIIVLTADANRNLYQHGFTKHVSMICNTQYTTGGERREKPLIVVAVSSPYDFAMDTSIGTYICTYDFTETALNSLVRVLYGEMSPSGTLPGTISKSQKLHPSKQHWLVEIFNEERDGAALDTLVTAVVESTSPNQRSELSSATSSSFILHHPEVEESHFVVRNSSTQALYGFCSTYFFKATGTGVIGALFVDPARRKLSIGHSLHNRAIRTLLQKEGVKRFQLGSRLPSMYLGIPTGHGNERKRLRSWFAQLGWGAALSRPVCNMVARNLQTWSPPPGMAKSLASAGAQFDLVYGWDYAGPILDHIKTSNRQGLAEVYKLALTDPTACGIIRAKRPEDGALVGTVVLYNNHSRLAEYIPPLKDLNEAAGGISSPVISPGVGEYSTLLQGLILLGMRQIKQLGCNACLLDYMDGDGNFDGFSAMGFDVMHNFEEVSCDAATWTMIPPA; translated from the exons ATGGGGGGCAAGGCCGAGAAGATGGACCCGGTATGGGACGATCTCGATAG GACTATGGTGGGTCGCTTCCGCACAAAAAGTGTCGCGGCAGGATTCGCTAACGAGG CCGCCGAAGACACGACCAAGCTCATTTATGAGTTGCAGAAGATTGCTCATGACGCCGGCCATCCGGTTCCGCTGGCGATTGGCATCGACCAGGAGAACGGCGGGGTGAATAGTCTTTTCGATGACATCTATATTCGACAGTACCCTAGCAATATGGGCATGGCGGCAACAGGCTCGACCGACCTAGCATTCGAAGTAGCAAAGTCGACTGCGCAAGAGATTGCTGCCTGTGGTATCAACTGGATTTTCGGCCCGTGTTTGGATGTACTCACCAATGCAAGAAACCAGCCACTAGGCGTGAGAACGGCTGGCGATGACCCCCAGGAAGTATCTGCCTTTGGTGTCGCGTTCATGCAGGGCTACAAAGATGCCGGAGTGGTGACTTTGGGTAAACACTTCCCTTCCTATGGCAACTTAGAGTTTCTGGGCTCAACACTTGATGTGCCCATCATCACAGAGTCTCTGGAGCAATTGAGTCTAAGCGCTCTGATTCCCTTCAAGAGGGCCATCGAAAAGGGTCTCGACTCGATGATGGTCGGCGGATGTGCCATGTCATCAGCTGGATTGAACGCCATGCATGCTTGTCTGTCCGAGCAGGTTGTTGACGAACTACTTCGAAAAGACCTAAACTTTGACGGTGTGGTCGTTTCCGAGTGTCTGGAGATGGATGCGCTAAGTCACAACATTGGCGTAGGCGGCGGCACAGTGATGGCTGTGAATGCTGGTTGCGATGTGGTGCTCCTTTGCCGTTCCTTTTCACTACAACAAGAAGGACTGAAAGGCCTCAAGACCGGCATCGAAGGTGAAATGGTGTCCAAAGAGCGCATCTTCAACTCACTTAGGCGCGTGCTAGCCATGAAGAAGAAGTGTACGTCTTGGGAGAAGGCATTAAATCCTCCTGGAATCAACTACCTCGAAAAGCTACAGCCTTCCCATACTGCCCTGTCAACAAAAGCATACAACAGCTCCATCACAGTGGTGCGCGATAAGAATAGGCTTCTGCCGCTGACCAACATACTCGAAAGTGAAGAGGAGCTTCTTCTACTGACGCCCTTGGTCAAGCCCCTGGCTGCATCAGCTGCATCGCGAGCAATATCCGACGCTGCTAATGGAGCCGCCAGTCACTCACCAGAACCAGCCTCTTGGGACCGAAGTTCGTCCGTCATGAGTGGAGAGCGAGTCTTTAGGGAGCTGGGTCGATCTCTAGCTAGACAGCGCAATGGGCGGTTACTGCATACATCATACACGGCGAATGGTGTTCGACCTGTCCACGAGAGTCTCATCAGCAGAGCGAGTGCGATTATTGTTCTCACAGCAGACGCCAACCGGAATCTCTACCAGCACGGCTTTACCAAGCATGTCTCCATGATATGCAATACGCAATACACAACGGGTGGTGAGAGACGTGAGAAGCCTCTGATTGTTGTTGCGGTCAGCTCACCATACGATTTTGCCATGGACACCAGCATCGGGACCTACATATGCACATACGACTTTACGGAAACTGCACTGAATTCCTTGGTAAGAGTACTATATGGGGAAATGTCGCCTTCGGGGACTTTGCCTGGCACCATCAGTAAGAGCCAGAAATTACATCCCTCGAAACAACACTGGCTGGTCGAGATCTTCAACGAAGAAAGAGATGGAGCTGCTCTAGACACCCTAGTCACAGCTGTTGTAGAGAGCACATCGCCGAACCAAAGATCAGAGTTGTCAAGTGCGACGTCCAGTTCATTCATTCTACATCACCCGGAAGTGGAAGAGTCACATTTCGTCGTCAGGAACAGCAGCACGCAAGCACTTTATGGCTTCTGCTCAACATACTTCTTCAAGGCTACTGGTACTGGTGTTATCGGAGCACTTTTCGTGGATCCAGCGAGGAGAAAGCTCTCCATCGGTCATTCTCTGCATAACCGGGCGATTCGGACTCTCCTGCAGAAAGAAGGCGTCAAACGCTTCCAGTTGGGCTCTCGTCTTCCAAGCATGTATCTCGGTATCCCGACCGGACACGGCAACGAGCGGAAACGTTTGCGGTCATGGTTTGCTCAGCTGGGCTGGGGAGCTGCACTCTCCCGTCCGGTTTGCAACATGGTAGCGCGTAATCTGCAGACGTGGTCTCCACCCCCTGGAATGGCCAAGAGCCTGGCAAGTGCAGGTGCACAGTTTGACCTCGTATACGGATGGGATTACGCAGGACCGATACTTGACCACATCAAGACCAGCAATCGCCAAGGTCTGGCAGAGGTGTACAAGCTGGCGCTTACCGATCCAACGGCTTGTGGAATCATACGGGCGAAGCGGCCAGAGGATGGGGCGTTGGTGGGTACAGTCGTCCTATACAACAACCACTCACGTCTGGCCGAGTACATACCTCCGCTGAAGGATTTGAATGAGGCAGCCGGAGGTATCTCCTCGCCTGTCATCTCGCCTGGTGTTGGCGAGTACTCGACACTACTGCAGGGGTTGATCCTCCTCGGCATGCGGCAGATTAAGCAGCTAGGGTGCAATGCCTGCTTGCTAGATTAT ATGGATGGCGATGGCAACTTTGACGGCTTCTCAGCCATGGGCTTCGACGTCATGCACAATTTTGAGGAAGTGAGCTGTGACGCGGCCACGTGGACCATGATTCCACCGGCTTGA
- a CDS encoding Med27 domain containing protein codes for MTVANQAAQPGAGWDEAQCTAALALLEQRQAQINDLRLAIPQIIEPLHRRPSPMTWKLYSQGLETSSKGLAAFKEQWSETEMQNILNHAKESFKGNPDLTESVSVPSHGWVERERKAKKSTKTKSEHVEDAGAILTDEEISRIVIEFRKSHPNLKLETTDDNTSISTRFVSGPVTLRFHVGIEREANGRHKLNAECLGTTEPFLAITRCLGLRPHANDLKHILDMIAAYKTIKGTSCAKCGKLLDDAALVPTARRSKQVAAANETQETIWEALHESCLT; via the exons ATGACGGTCGCTAACCAAGCAGCACAGCCCGGCGCAGGCTGGGACGAAGCTCAATGTACAGCAGCGCTCGCATTATTGGAACAGCGCCAGGCTCAA ATCAACGACCTACGCCTGGCGATACCACAAATAATCGAACCCCTTCATCGTCGCCCAAGTCCCATGACGTGGAAACTCTACAGCCAGGGCTTGGAAACCTCTAGCAAAGGCCTCGCAGCCTTCAAGGAACAATGGAGTGAAACTGAGATGCAGAATATTCTTAATCACGCCAAGGAGAGCTTCAAGGGGAACCCCGACTTGACAGAGAGTGTCTCTGTACCTTCTCACGGGTGGGTGGAAAGAGAGCGAAAGGCAAAGAAGTCGACAAAGACCAAGAGTGAGCATGTAGAGGACGCAGGCGCGATTCTCACGGACGAGGAAATTTCGCGTATCGTCATCGAGTTCCGCAAGTCTCACCCAAATCTCAAGTTGGAGACAACCGACGACAATACCAGCATATCT ACACGCTTCGTTTCTGGGCCGGTCACGCTAAGGTTTCACGTTGGCATCGAGCGCGAGGCAAACGGTCGACACAAACTGAATGCAGAGTGTTTGGGGACAACGGAGCCCTTTTTGGCTATCACGCGATGTCTTGGGTTACGCCCACACGCAAACGACCTCAAGCATATATTG GATATGATTGCTGCGTATAAAACTATCAAAGGAACATCGTGCGCTAAATGCGGAAAATTACTCGATGATGCAGCTCTGGTACCAACTGCAAGACGCAGCAAGCAAGTCGCTGCTGCAAATGAAACGCAAGAAACCATATGGGAGGCACTCCATGAGAGTTGCCTGACCTAA
- a CDS encoding GTPase SAR1 and related small G protein, whose amino-acid sequence MANSLEAKIVVLGSQGVGKTSLVHRYVKNAFTPPTTQSTVGASFLTKKVTDIDTSTVVRLQIWDTAGQERFRSISKLYYRGANAAVLCYDITDPQSFDEMGRWFKELKANLGDDIILHVVGTKSDVVAQDPSKRKVPFERCIEYVAENLYPAQQNGQAHNPHSTTTGWGSLPAAFHTGGMASPQSNRSSGFWGQDLGWDCCHEISAKDGEGVDEVFRVITRKLVEQQQKKFEAEHRQLVMAGVTPAMDNNGNVTGYFDYPATGNGSFRVGAGDKRRSWLGFPTTPGAPVHHHHQQDWEEDISRAQQNKT is encoded by the exons ATGGCCAACAGTCTCGAGGCCAAGATCGTGGTGCTCGGAAGTCAAGGTGTGGGCAAGACGTCGCTCGTGCACCGCTACGTCAAGAATGCCTTCACGCCGCCCACGACGCAGTCGACCGTCGGCGCATCTTTTCTAACCAAAAAGGTAACTGACATCGACACGTCGACCGTGGTTCGCCTGCAGATATGGGACACGGCTGGCCAGGAACGCTTCCGCTCCATATCAAAGTTATATTACAGAG GCGCAAATGCTGCGGTACTGTGCTATGACATCACCGATCCGCAATCCTTTGACGAAATGGGCCGCTGGTTCAAGGAGCTCAAAGCGAACCTCGGAGACGACATCATCCTCCACGTCGTAGGCACAAAATCCGACGTTGTAGCCCAAGACCCCTCGAAGCGAAAAGTGCCGTTTGAACGCTGCATCGAATACGTAGCCGAGAACCTGTATCCCGCACAACAAAACGGACAAGCACATAATCCCCACTCTACCACCACCGGCTGGGGCTCTCTGCCCGCTGCCTTTCACACGGGTGGCATGGCGTCGCCGCAGAGTAATCGGTCGAGTGGGTTTTGGGGCCAGGATCTCGGCTGGGACTGCTGTCATGAAATCAGCGCAAAGGATGGTGAAGGTGTAGACGAGGTGTTTCGCGTTATCACGCGCAAACTGGTTGAGCAGCAGCAGAAGAAATTCGAAGCCGAGCACCGACAACTTGTCATGGCGGGCGTTACACCAGCCATGGATAACAATGGCAATGTGACGGGCTACTTCGACTACCCGGCCACTGGCAACGGTAGCTTCCGCGTCGGCGCTGGTGATAAGAGGAGGAGCTGGTTGGGGTTTCCGACTACACCTGGTGCTCCTgttcaccaccaccaccaacaaGACTGGGAGGAAGATATTAGTCGGGCGCAGCAGAACAAGA CCTAA
- a CDS encoding NagA, N-acetylglucosamine-6-phosphate deacetylase, translating to MITHLFNAMRPLHHRNPGIFGLLGTPSSTIQKPFFGIIADGIHLHPTSIKIAYNAHPDGLILVTDAMRLAGMPDGTYDWTNGSRIVKQGPLLTLEENGKIAGSSIQLVDCVTNFLNWTGASVPEAIKAVTETPARMLGLQGVKGSLREGADADLVVLDLRDGAEGERRVVVDEVWKFGVKVFAGEKDV from the coding sequence ATGATAACCCACCTCTTCAACGCCATGCGACCGCTACACCACCGTAACCCCGGTATCTTCGGTCTACTAGGTACCCCGTCGTCCACGATACAGAAACCCTTCTTCGGTATCATAGCAGATGGCATCCATCTACACCCCACATCCATCAAAATCGCATACAACGCCCACCCCGACGGCCTCATCCTCGTCACCGATGCTATGCGTCTGGCGGGTATGCCAGATGGCACGTATGACTGGACAAACGGGTCGCGCATTGTTAAGCAAGGTCCCCTGCTTACGCTGGAGGAGAACGGCAAGATTGCAGGAAGTAGTATACAGCTTGTGGATTGTGTGACGAACTTTTTGAATTGGACGGGCGCGAGTGTACCGGAGGCTATCAAGGCGGTTACCGAGACGCCGGCGAGGATGTTGGGGTTGCAGGGTGTCAAGGGGTCGTTGAGGGAGGGCGCGGATGCGGATTTGGTGGTGCTGGATTTGCGGGATGGGGCGGAGGGGGAGAGGAGGGTTGTGGTGGATGAGGTGTGGAAGTTTGGGGTTAAGGTTTTTGCGGGGGAGAAGGATGTATGA
- a CDS encoding LldD, L-lactate dehydrogenase (FMN-dependent) and related alpha-hydroxy acid dehydrogenase, with protein sequence MNRASNDTQKVKLTGEQVAEHSNVESCWVIVHGRAYDVTEFLPEHPGGSKIILKYAGKDATEAYEPIHPPDTLDKYLDKSKHLGEVDMNTVQEEEKEVDPDEKERQKRIERMPILEQCYNLMDFEAVARKVMKKTAWAYYSSGADDEITLRENHSAFHKIWFRPRVLVDVEKVDMSTTMLGTKCDIPFYVTATALGKLGNPEGEVILTRGAHKHNVIQMIPTLASCSFDEIVDEAKDGQVQWLQLYVNKDREVTKRIVQHAEKRGCKGLFITVDAPQLGRREKDMRSKFHDVGSNVQSTGGDNVDRSQGATRAISSFIDPSLSWKDIPWFKSITKMPIILKGLQCIEDVIRAVEVGVDGVVLSNHGGRQLDFACSAVEVLAEVMPVLLARGWQDRIEVYIDGGVRRATDIIKAVALGAKGVGIGRPFLYAMSAYGLPGVDRAMQLLKDEMEMNMRLIGASSIADLNPSMLDTRGLSMHTAPVPHETLGLNVYDPLLGPQEKVFREKSKL encoded by the exons ATGAATCGCGCTAGCAATGATACCCAGAAGGTCAAGCTCACGGGCGAGCAGGTCGCCGAGCACAGCAATGTCGAGTCTTGCTGGGTCATTGTCCATGGCCGCGCATACGACGTGACTGAGTTCCTACCTGAGCACCCGGGCGGTTCCAAAATCATCCTCAAATATGCCGGCAAAGATGCGACGGAAGCATACGAGCCTATTCACCCACCCGACACGCTCGACAAGTATCTGGACAAGTCGAAGCACCTGGGCGAGGTGGACATGAACACGGTGcaggaagaggagaaggaagTTGACCCTGATGAGAAAGAGCGACAGAAGCGCATCGAGCGCATGCCTATCCTCGAGCAATGCTACAACCTCATGGACTTTGAAGCCGTGGCGCGCAAGGTCATGAAGAAGACGGCATGGGCATACTACTCGAGCGGTGCCGACGACGAGATC ACATTACGAGAAAACCACAGCGCATTCCACAAGATCTGGTTCCGACCACGCGTTCTCGTCGACGTGGAGAAAGTCGACATGTCCACCACGATGCTCGGTACAAAGTGCGATATACCATTCTATGTCACGGCGACAGCATTAGGAAAGCTCGGCAACCCAGAGGGAGAAGTCATCCTCACACGCGGCGCACACAAGCACAACGTGATCCAGATGATCCCAACACTGGCGTCCTGCTCCTTCGACGAGATTGTCGACGAGGCAAAAGACGGCCAAGTACAATGGCTGCAGCTATACGTGAACAAGGACCGAGAAGTCACAAAGCGAATTGTGCAGCATGCCGAGAAGCGCGGCTGCAAGGGCCTCTTCATCACGGTCGATGCGCCGCAGCTCGGTCGTCGCGAAAAGGACATGCGCAGCAAATTCCACGATGTAGGCAGCAACGTACAGAGCACTGGCGGAGACAACGTGGACCGCAGCCAAGGCGCCACGCGAGCCATCTCGTCCTTTATTGATCCGAGCCTTAGCTGGAAGGACATCCCTTGGTTTAAGAGCATCACAAAGATGCCCATCATCCTCAAGGGCCTGCAATGTATCGAGGACGTCATCCGCGCCGTCGAAGTTGGCGTGGACGGCGTAGTACTCTCGAACCATGGCGGTCGTCAGCTCGACTTTGCCTGCTCTGCTGTAGAAGTCCTGGCTGAAGTCATGCCCGTCCTTCTCGCACGCGGCTGGCAAGATCGCATCGAGGTCTACATTGACGGCGGTGTACGACGAGCAACAGACATTATCAAGGCTGTAGCACTGGGTGCCAAGGGCGTGGGCATTGGTCGACCTTTCCTATACGCAATGTCTGCGTACGGCTTACCTGGTGTTGACCGCGCTATGCAGCTGCTCAAGGACGAAATGGAGATGAATATGCGCTTGATTGGTGCTTCGAGCATTGCGGACTTGAATCCTTCGATGCTTGATACGAGGGGGTTGAGCATGCATACTGCACCTGTTCCACATGAGACTCTTGGATTGAATGTATACGATCCACTTTTGGGACCTCAAGAGAAGGTTTTCAGGGAGAAGTCGAagttgtaa